The following are from one region of the Thiocapsa rosea genome:
- a CDS encoding type II toxin-antitoxin system VapC family toxin, which produces MRLLLDTHTLLWWVDDDPRLSPEARRLIGDEENACHVSLVSAWEMAIKSAIGKLRLAVPVQRYFQEHLPANDFQLLPIDLGHVTLVETLPLRHRDPFDRLLMAQAQHGGLTLVSIDSAFDAYGVTRIW; this is translated from the coding sequence TGCGGCTCCTGCTCGACACCCACACGCTTCTGTGGTGGGTGGACGATGACCCGCGACTCTCCCCGGAAGCCCGGCGCCTGATCGGCGATGAAGAGAACGCCTGTCATGTCAGCCTGGTCTCCGCCTGGGAGATGGCCATCAAGTCCGCGATCGGCAAGCTCAGGCTCGCGGTGCCCGTGCAGCGTTATTTTCAGGAGCATCTGCCAGCCAACGACTTCCAACTCCTGCCGATCGACCTCGGACACGTCACCTTGGTGGAGACCCTGCCGCTGCGTCATCGCGACCCCTTCGATCGCCTGTTGATGGCACAGGCGCAGCACGGGGGGCTGACGCTGGTGTCGATCGATTCGGCCTTCGATGCCTATGGAGTGACGCGGATCTGGTGA